Proteins from a single region of Oncorhynchus tshawytscha isolate Ot180627B linkage group LG03, Otsh_v2.0, whole genome shotgun sequence:
- the LOC121846233 gene encoding histone H1.0-like codes for MRVVLVIGGLTILVSMGLALIVFGQPLTEAKLTLQNLHLDQMQRARINQLKERQWLENLLKGQIDWKKKNVEEMMAEVKKLTEEEGKKKTEVEACQADKKQKEEVLAPIQKEQSDIEATFKTEKEAWTGEITTLKQQLEQRSKVCGFVKDSTDTAKLCPPKEGAAKAEAAPAPVKKAEAAPVKAEKAAPVKAEVAPVKAEAPVKVAPVKAGPPVKAAPVKAEAAPVKAAPCKS; via the exons ATGAGGGTTGTATTGGTGATAGGAGGCCTAACTATCCTGGTCTCTATGGGCCTGGCCCTGATCGTCTTTGGCCAGCCCCTGACAGAAGCCAAGCTGACCCTGCAGAACCTGCATCTGGATCAGATGCAGAGGGCGCGCATCAACCAACTCAAGGAGAGGCAGTGGCTGGAAAACTTGCTGAAGGGGCAGATAGActggaagaagaagaatgtggaggAGATGATGGCAGAGGTGAAGAAACTGAccgaagaggaggggaagaagaagaCTGAGGTCGAGGCCTGCCAGGCAGACAAG AAACAAAAGGAGGAAGTACTTGCACCCATACAGAAGGAGCAGAGTGATATTGAAG CGACCTTCAAAACTGAAAAGGAGGCTTGGACTGGGGAGATCACCACACTCAAACAGCAGTTGGAGCAGAGGAGCAAAGTGTGTGGTTTTGTGAAGGACTCAACAGATACAGC GAAATTATGTCCACCCAAAGAAGGAGCAGCAAAAGCTGAAGCGGCCCCTGCCCCTGTAAAAAAAGCTGAAGCGGCCCCTGTAAAAGCTGAAAAAGCGGCCCCTGTAAAAGCTGAAGTGGCCCCTGTCAAAGCTGAAGCCCCTGTCAAAGTGGCCCCTGTAAAAGCTGGCCCCCCTGTAAAAGCGGCCCCTGTAAAAGCTGAAGCGGCCCCTGTCAAAGCTGCCCCCTGTAAAAGCTGA